The genomic interval GCTTTCTGCACCTGCCGATGAGGTGGACGGGAGTCTTACTTGTTCAGTGGAGAACAAATGCCTGTGGGAGCCAGGCTTTTGCTTCTCTTTGTCTGCCAGAATCAGGAGGGAAGGGTCCTGATAGACCTGTAGGTTGGCGAGCAAGGCCTGAGAACCCACAAGGAAGGGCTCTAGGTATGTGGTTTTTTTAGGGACCTCCTTAACATTCTGTTTCAGCCTGGATGTCGGAAAAGTACTTTCTCACATGCAAGATTTAGGCTCTTTGTGAAGGAAGgatgagaagaggaggaaaaaagcagTCCCAGGGCAGCTTCAGGGACCCGCCCACACTCCCAGGAGTGGCCTGGCCTGTGACCTGGCATATTCTGAGGGCTGTACCCCAGGTGCAGGTGCAGAGGCTCCCTGCGTGCGCTGAGGCTGGTCCACCTGTACAACAGGACTTGCCCTCCCACTCTGCCAGGTACCCACCCCCTGGACTTGCTGCGCATCTCCCTCTAAGCCAAGTGTGGCCTTTTCTTGCACAGGCCCAGGCCACTTTATCAAGGCAGTAGACAAgtgttaaataaaacataaacctGCAACTCCCCAGGACTCAGGCCTGGCAGAGGGGTGGGTGCCCTAGGGCCAAGTGGCAGTTCGCTCCAGACCCTCCCTGAAGTTCCTCCTGCTGTCACTCAGCTGTGCCTTTTCCACACTTTTGTACAAAAGGGTGGAGGTCTCTGGAAGGGTGGAGGGCTGAGCTTCTCTCCCCAGGCCGTTTGAACCCTGAGAGCTCAGGCTGCCTTTGGGGAGAAATCCGATGCCCGCCTGGTCCTGCTTGCTTGGAATGTGGACTAAGCCGAGCTGTGCTGAGACCTCCTGAGTGGGGATCAAATCAAATTAGGGCGAGGGAGAGGAGGCGGGGCAGCTAACTAGGCTTCCTGGAAGTGAAGCTGGGGAAGATGGGGGAGGGACAGTTGGGTACAGCAGGACAGGCTAGCTGGGCACAACTGAGACAAGAAACCTGAGCCTCTGGCCCTGGTTCCTGAGCTGCAGCCAGGGACCCAGTGGAAAGGCCAGTTTCTCTAAAACTAGAGCAGACATCTTGTGAGCCCAATACGAGGATGTCACAGGTGTTTGGTGACTCATGGAGGCTGGAGCTGCATGAGTGCTGGGAGCCAGTGTTCCAGTACTTACAAAGACCACCAGGTGTAAGGACTCAGGAGCTGGGACCAAGGCCCATCCAGACTCAGGCACTGACAAAGGTCTTCCCAGCTCTTTGGCCTTGGAAGGACATGCCACCCTGAGACCTGGTGTACTGGTCTATGGGGTGGGGTACCATCTGCCATGGGCATTCTGCACAGTGCCTTGCCACTCCCTAGACATTCACTGCGGAGTCACATCCTGGTCTCAGTCCAGCAAGCGCCACCACATTGACACAGCACCCTTGAGGATGCGGTAACCAGATTATCCTCTGGCCCCAACATCCCTAGTGCCAGCTCCTGGGCTCAGTCCATCACCACATTgctgttccccagcagtggctcTGCCCGTGCCCTCTATACCTAGGCTGGTTGCAGGGGAGATAGCCCAGGCCGTGGGCAGTGAGCCAGCAGAGCCCCTTGACCAGGTACTATACTCCTGGACTGGTGGCTTTCCCCCAGAGAACAAGGCTAGAAGGCACCAAGCACAGGTTTATTGGACTCAGCATGCTGCAGCTTCTAAGGACAGGGCTGGGCAGTTTGGGGTTATGATGTTGTAGGTGTGTGCTtcaagagcagggacagagcccCCTTGGATCTCAGCTCTGACTTGAGGTCCCAGCAGGCTGAGAGAATGGTGAATAGGAAGGAAAGTGACAAGCCCTGTGGGTGTCCACTGGCAGGGGGGTTGGCAGGCCCTGAAAGGGTGGGGAGACAGGCTTAGGACAAGAGTGAGGCCCCCTTTACATGGAGTCCTTTCATGGGCTCTTGGCTACTGAGGCGGGTGGGTCCTCGGTGCTGCCAAAGCAGCTAGGCTCTGGCAGGGTCCCAAGCTGCAGCAGTGAGGATAGGAACTAGAGTTGGGCCAGGCCTCTGGGGTCTGCAGGTATGGAGTCCTGCTGAGCCAGCCTAGAGGTGGGCAGTCCAGCATGCTGATCTGGGGCATCCACCATCTGCTCAGACAGGGAAGAGACAGGGCAAGGCCGTGGGGACCAGACAGCCGGGCCTAGCTTGGCCCCTTGCTGGCCCTCCTGGCCTGACAGAGGGCTGGGTGGCTGGGCCTGGGAGCAGTGCCTGGGTGGAGGAGGGGCCTGACCCAAAGCAAGGGCAAGGGTCACAGGCCAGCTACTGGTGGACCGGCGTGGCGTACACACCTTGTCGAATTTCTTATGACTGTAGACCTTGTTTTTGTTCATGAATGTCAGCAAGATCCAGTCGCACAGGAAGGATCCCTGAGATCAGCAGAGACCAGAGAATGAGGGCCTGCAGACCACCCACCACCCAacccccacccagcccccaggTGGGCTCCTTACCACCCCGATGGAGGTCAGAGCAGTAGCCAGGTTAATGATGGTGGGAATCAGGCTGAACTTCCCTGCCTGGGGAGTATCTTGCTTTTAGACCAAACAGCCCTTGGAGCAGGAGTGGGGCTCATGAGAGGGCTGGGGACCAAGTCAGCTCAGGCAACCGGGACTGGCCAGCCCCAGGGGGGTGTGTACCTGTCCATGCACAATGACATCGATGCGGATTCCGTAGGCTTTGATGAGTGTGCGGGTGGTAGTGCCATTTATCTTGTAATACTTGGCAAACCTAGGGTGGAATGAGCCAGACGCTGTCCAGGCTGCCTGCACACCCTTCCTCTCTGGGGCCACTGCTGGAGGGTCAGGGCAAAGGCACTGTCCATCTCCTGGGCCCAGATGTCCCGAGCACAGGTACCTGAAGTTGTAGCCTGAGGAGGCAGGAACGTGCTTGGGGTCCAACCTCCGGAAAGAGTACTTGGGGTTACATTCCGATGCAGACAGGTCCAGGTCACAGTCCCAGTTAATGATGGCCCCAATGACACCACCCTGttggggggatggggggtggCAGGGAACCCTTGTGGCCTAGCAGCTCCAGGCCAGCATACAGGGTGCAGGTGAACACCTAGCCTTAGAGGCCATGTGGGCTGGTGTCAATAACTGAGCAGACACATGCACAGGTGGGTCAGGCGGTCAAGCCTCTCCTTCCAGAATGCAGCCAGGGCTGGTCCAGACAGGAGGGATGTCCTCCTGAGTGGCAGACGCTGCCCAGCCTTGCCATCCCACCACCCTCACCCTGTGTGCAAGCTCCGTGAAGTTCTCCCCTGCCTGCTCCACAATGAAGCCCAGCTTGAAGATGGGACAGTAAGGGTCGGAGACGTAGTCGAAAGTGCAGTGTTTGAGGTAGTCATCCTTGCGGCCTGCGATGTTGCCCCTGAGAAGCAGCAGAAGGCAGAGAGGCCTGTGCccccaggcagcagcccctccacAGTGGTCCCGTCAATCATATGCCCTGCTGGCTCTTACTTGGAGAACTGGAATTTGGGGTAGTGGATGCTGTTCTTGATGAGGATGGTGAAATTGGGAGCCATTGTACCCAGAAATTGGCTGAGGAGGCACAGACAGGTTTAGTCACCGGTCCCAGAATCCCCCTTCCACCCTCCTACGCCACTACTCCTGCCCTCCTCCACCCATCTGGACTCAGgtcagagaggagaaaggagctGGGCACTGCACACCTGACAGAGGCCCCATCCTCCACTGGGCACCAACCGGACACCTCGCAGGTCTTGGAGGCCCCGTGGTAATAGGGTACGCATCTGCCAGTTCGCAGTCCTGTGGAGCAGAGGCTGGCTAAGCTGCCTATGGGAGGCAGCTCTGCCCTGCTTCCCCACTGCCCTCCCAGGTGCACACTGACCGTTGCCCAGCATGTCCAGCTCCCCAGCCACACAGTCGTTGTCCGAATGGCAGGTGGCATTGTGGACCCTTATGCTCTAGGATGGAGACAGCAGAGTCAGAGACCAAAACCCTGCAGGTGGTTTAGAGTTCCCCAGGCCCgagaatgtaaattaatgtaattaatacattaattaatGCAATCCCCAAAACAACCAGTGGCCTCACCTCCGGGCAGATTCCCAGGGTCTGGAAGGGTGTGACCTCGATCCTGGTGATGATGCTGAATATGCTGCCCCCCTGTTCGCAAAAAGAGGAGGCAGTGGTCTAGGCAGCTCGCTGTGCCTGTACTGTGGGGGCGCGGGGGCTAGGGGCACAGGGCGCACCTCGGGGGGCTTCACATACTCCTCCACGTCCCACACTTTGTGCTCCGAGGTGGTGATGCCCTTGACCTTGGTAATGATGGAGCTCTCGGGTCCTGTCTCGCTGTCCTGGTAACTCTTCTGCACGATGAATACGTACCTGCGGGCAGGGCAGCACCGGTCCTAGGCGGCCTGGGCGGGGCTGGAGCCTGTTGCAGCCCGCCCCTGACCCAGAGCTCCCGACCCGACCCACGCCCCTTCCAGGCCCGGCCCGGCCCGCGCACCACACGAAGTAGAGCAGGATGAGCAGCTGCACCGTGCGGTACACGACCCCCAGGCGCCGGTTCCTCACCACGATCACCTTGGGCGTCTCGTAGTCCCAGAACGCGGACCAGCAGCCCCGGGCCAGGCGCCGGGCCGCGGCCGCCCCCACAGGGGCCTTGGGCTGGGCAGCAGCCATGGCGCGGCCCCCACTCGGCGCCCGCACTCCGCGGGAAGCGGTGACCGGTCGAGCGACACCCGCCGCTGCAAGGCGGACGCCGAGAAGTCTGCGGGCCCCGCCCCGGGGTGTGGCCTCAAGTGCGCCGCTGAGCTCTCGGCCCTACCCCAGGCTCCCAGCAGGTGTGGCCAGGTGGGCTCCGGTGGCGAAGTGGGAGAGCCCGTGCGCAGGAGCTGCCTCTGACCCCCAGGAGGGAGGAGTGGCGTCGGGGCTCCCTGCCCCGGCAGCCCCTGGTTTCGTTCCACCAACGCGCGCTGGCACCAGCGCGGTCCTCTAGGCTGGATTGCTGTGGCTCCCTGTTGTGCTTTTGTCCACTTCGGACTCATTTGCCTCTGCAAACCCTGGTAACTCTTTGTATTCTCACCCGCCTAcgttattttgaagcaaatcctaAATGTCAGTGTTTCACATAAGtataaatgtttacattttatctttttatggaggcgaaatacacataacataatgaaccactttgtatatttatttggtactggggattgaacccaggggtgctggccactgagctgcactcccagccctgtttatttcttgagacagaacctcactaaattgcccagactgacctccaacttgcgattttcctgcctcagcctccggagtcgctGAGAtcatagacatgtgccactgagcctaaTTAACCATGGTAATTGAACAATTCCATGACATTTAGTACAGTCACACTAGTGTGCAGTCACACCTCTGTCTAGTTCCCCACTCCCCAACCGCCTGCTCTAACAACCGTTgatctgctttctctctctgtgcGCTTTTCTGTTCTCTATTTCCTATGAATGGAACCATATGGCTTGCATCTGGCTTCattcacttggcatgatgtttCCAAGGTTCACCCAAATTGCaccatgtatcagtacttcactTTTCTGtggccaaaaaaaaatattccattatgtcGATATATCTagacattttggttgtttccaccttttggctattgtgagtaatTCTCTTCTTGCAAACAAAAGTTTTCTTAGCACTATTACATTGACATTTGGCAGGAGGTTGCCTCCCTACCTTGAATCCCTAGGCAGTAAATTGCAAACTAAATTAGAACATAAACTGAAATGTAACTTAGAAGTATACTTTGTAGCAAATGCCTGGGTCTTGTGAGAAACAGGCTGACCTGCCCAACCCCAAAGAATGGGCAAGGAGACATCaggtacagaaaggaaaaaaaaaaagtgagacttTAATAACAGTCTTGCAAGATCCGGAGCCTGGGGGTCCACAGATCCAGAGCAGTTACAATCAGTGTTTTATCCCCAGAGCACAAGGTCCCTCCCCTGGTTCCTCATTGGCTGAGTACTGTGGGGTGTACAGTCTTCTTGAAGTCGCCTAGATTTTACTGTCTCCTGTTGAGtgatttaaagaaatataccTTTAATTGTACCCACCTCCCCCTTTGTTCTCTTGTGGTGGGAAAactttgtaatcccagtagcttgggaggctaagacaggaggatctagaggtcaaagccagcaaaagtgaggtgctaagcaactcagtgagaccctttctctaaataaaatacaaagtagggctggggatgtgtctcagtggtggttgagcacccctgagttcaatccccggtagcccctcaaaaaaaaaaaaaaagaaagaaagaaagaaagaaatatacatttagctgtcccctcctccctttgttctctctttttttttttttctttttaagggagCAAGAACTGCCTCTCCTACCGGTTTCCCACCAAGTTGGCCCCTTGCCCACCAGGGCCCTGGGCAATGGTGGCAAGAGGGAGAAAGACCCTGGGCCCCACCAGAAAAGCCCCAGGGAGATTCCCATTCTCACTGAGCCAAGGGGTGGGCAGGGGGGACTGCCTGATTGTTAGAGCTTGGCCTCTGACCCTATTAGGGTAGAGGGGGCTTGAAGCTCAGGGGAGGGTGTGGGTAACAGGGGTGGGCAGCTCAGGTAGGGATGAGGGGTAGTCCCCTGCCTCAGTCAGTAGCTGCTCCTTGTTAGGACTGCAAACTCCAAAGGCTCTGCCACATCTCTCTGTTGTTATCTTTCTTCCCACCGCCCCCCTTCCCCAGTACTGGGTCCCTTTGTTCTCTTATGACAGGAAAACCTTGAGGTGAATGCTTCTGACATATACGCAGCTCTAACTTCTTTACCTAagttactctctctctctctttttttttttttttttttttttttttttggtactgaggattgaactcaggagttgcttaaccactgagacatatcccccagcccctttttatactatatttggagatagggtctcactaagttgcttaggtcctccctaagttactgaggctggctttgaactctcaatctgtcaggagctgccacataggaacCGAGCGCCCCTTAGCCTTGAGTGATGAGTTTTCTTATAGATTCTTGTAGATTGCTTGGGTGTTATAGATGTATGATCACATCATCTGTGGATGGTTTTACTTCTTTCCAACTTGGATGCTTTTCTTTCTGTCTATCCAGTTACTCTGACTAGACTTCCAGTACAATTTTAGATAGCAGTGGTTTAAGTGGGCACCCTTGCCTTATTCCTTCTCTTACAGGAAACATTTCCAATTTTTCACCATTGTGTATGATGTTAGGTGTGGATTCTTCATAAGTGTCCTTTATCATGTTGAAAAAAATCTTGTCTATTACTAGTTTTCTGAGAGTCATGATGATAAAAgtgtattgaattttgtcaactTTTTATGCATCAATTAAATGGACCCAGGATTTCCCCTTTGATCTGTTTATGTGCTATATCACATTGATTTGTGttcattacttatttattttgtgttcattacttatttctggggatcaaacccagggccttgtgcatgtgaggcaagcactctaccaactgagctatcccAGTTCATTATTGACACACTCCTGAGATACTGGGATGACTTCTACTTGGTTGTGAGTCTGAGCCTTTCAGTATTCTGCTCCATATAGTTGCTCTGATTTTGGTGAAGacatttgcatctatattcacaAGGGATAAGGTCTGTAGTTTCCTTTTACTCTAGTATCTTTGCCTGGCTTTGTTATAGGGGTTTGAGGATCttagtctcatagaatgagtccATTTCTTAGGAAAAGTTTGACAAGggttggtgttaattctttaaattgtTAATTCTTAAAAGTTCTAACTTTCAAAATTTAGAAGTGTTAAAGAAGAGGAAACAATTCTCAATACACCCTGTGAGGTCAGTGTTACATAAGAAAAATGCAGAACAATGTCCCCTGTAGATAGAGATACAAGAATTCCCAATGATATCAAAGCCACTCCAGCAATATCACCAACTGGCCAGATTGGTGAtatgagctgggttcaaaggagctggctgtatcaataactaagaaaatggcaaagaaacctCACAGCACACGAACATAAATTTCTAAGGCAGGACAGCTTGGTGACCCAGCAGTCAGCTCCAGCACTGGAAGGAGCAAGAGAAGGAGCACACCTGGAACCTTCTATTGGGGAAAAGACATTCAAGAATATTCCAATcgaataaggcaagggattgggttttgaaaggtggagtcttgcttgctGATGTCTTGAGGTCAGCagattgacatcttggaaagacacacccatctcaggtgctgcgtgggatcacaggcagagcgaGAGGAAAGGCACACATGTCACACAGCCCAGTCAGGCAGCAATGTCAGGCCAGTCCCCTCATGAGCGCAAATGTgtatagctcacacacacagcccatggctggctcgTGACATGACAACATACAAAAGGTTTCGTGCCTCATCCAGGTGGGGTTCTGGGCCTCTGGGAATGCAGGTTAATTATATATCCCCAAATCAGTACCATTATATACCACAAGAGTGAAATAAAGGACAAAagtcacatgatcatctcagtaggTACTggaaagcatttgagaaaatgcaGCACTTCCTGATAAAGACAATTAATTAGGAATGAAAGGAGTTCCCTAAACCTGATCAAGCATTTGTATGAAAATCCATAGTTAACATAGTGGTTGTCCCTTGTTTTCAAATTGTAGTAAGAACATCATATGAGAACTATCCTCTGATGGAGTTTTTAAATGCCCAGTACAGAATCGTTGACTGTTGGCACGTTGTAGAGCAGACCTCTAGGACTTATtcatcttgcataactgaaactCTACACCCCTTAACAGTGACTCCCTAGCTCCCTGCCCTCCTGACCCTGGCAGCGatcctctctgcttctgtgacAGCGTCACTCTTGATAGTTGAAACAATGAATGCATTCTCTCTACACCAGGGGCAGGACAAGATGTCTGTCTCGTCACTCTTGCTAGATAGTCACTGGAAGCTCTTACGGAAGCAAGTTGGCAATAAAAACCTGGAGAACCTGGAGGAGAGGACGAAGGACACCTGTGTCCACTTGCAGGGGGCATGATGTCCAATGGAACCCTTGGAGCACTGAACAACAAGTGCAGCAAGGTTTTGGAATACAAGatccatatacaaaaatcagttgtatttccAACACTTGCAATGAataatctgaaaattaaattaagaaataattccatttaaaatagcaTCGAAAAGaataaattagggctggggttgtggctcagtggtagagcacttgcctagcactcgtaaagcactgggttagatccccagcaccatataaatataaataagcaaaatacaggtatttttaaaaatgacaccatgtttttttaaaaaataaattaattaggaaTTGCCAGGCACAGCAATGCATGACTGTGTTCCCAGCAACTAAGTAATTCATTCTGCCCAGTTGCTCCAGGTTTTTTGCCTACTTGCTTCTGTAAGAGCTTCTAGTAACTATCTAGCAAGTGACAAGAGATGACATTTTATcatgcaagttccaggccagcctcagcaacctagtgagaccctgtctcaaaataaaaattgaaaaggccAGGGtggtagctcagttgtagagcacctctgggttcagttcccagcactgcaaaacaaatacACCAAAtgtttaggaataaatttaagcaaaaagTAGTACACATGTTATCAAATCATACCTTgaaactaataaaacattttttggggCTACTGGGtttttgaatccaggggtactttaccactgtaCTTTACaccaactgtttttgttttttattttgagacagagtctcagtaagttacttagggccttgctaagttgccagggctgtccttgaacttgtgatcctcctcctcgacctgctgggattacaggtgtgcaccctccGCTCAGCCGATAAAACATATTCTAATTCAGGAAGGTCTAATCCAATGGAAAGGCCTCCCAGCTCATGGAGCAGAAGCATAATGCTGTGGAAGTCGAAGCTCACAGATTTACACCAGCTTCAGTGCAGACCCATCCATGCCCTGGAAGCCTTCTATGCTTGTAGAGGGGGATATCCTGGGCCTAAAGTTCATATAGAAAGGCCTGGACCCAGGACAGCCACAACAGCCTGAAAGAGGACAGAGGTGGAGCACTCACTTCCCAACTCAGAACGCTCAGTGCCACGGTCCAAGGGTCACCCAGTGAGCCAGCAATCCCCTCACAGTGTGCACCTGGAATCAGAGACCTGTGAGGTGGAGCTGAGGGCCCAAGAATGAAGTGTGAACATGCAAAACAGAGTAAAACCAGTTGATTTTTGACAATAGTGCCCACATAATTTATTGAGGAAAGATTAGTCTAATGGTGCTGGAACAACGGAGTCACACTCAGAGGAACAAAGATGGACTTCTTACATGACCCAGGTGTAAGGGTTAACCCCGAACACACCGAGGACCTGGTGCAGGAGATGAACCTGCAGATCCGAGCAGGAAACGCAAGTGCACATTGGTGACCTCCGAGCCAACGGGTCCTAGGAAAGGAGACACAGCAGGCCCTCTAGGGCAAGGGGGCTCTGCTCCATTCCGCACGTGGGCAGCGGGTGTGGGCCTGGCGGGCACGGCAAGTCTGCCAAGTAGGCAGGTTGGCTATGAGCACAGCTAAACCCATGTGCTGCAAAGAACCATGGGAAAGTGAGGACCCCACAGAGGGGACAAAAACACCTGCTCTGACTTATACATTAAAGGACATGTCCAGAATGTATTGTTAAAAACCTTAcaactcaagggctggggatgtggctcaagcggtatcgcgctcgcctggcatgcgtgctgcccgggttcgatcctcagcaccacgtacaaagatgttgtgtctgccgataactaaaaaataaatattaaaaattctctctctctctctctctcactctctctttgaaaaaaaaagtataattaaaaaaccTTACAACTCAAAATGTCAAATAACCAGTTTGATTATTTGGCAAAGATTCAGAAAAGTTTTCCAAGGAAGTTACACAAATAGCCTCGCTGTCCAAGAAAAGGTGCTCAACACCTAgagctggggagtggctcagcCAGAGCACGCTCTACTGGCCTGCGTGAGGCCTGTGTTTCGATCCCACAGTGCCCTTGGAAAGGGGCTCAACAGGTTGGTAAGGATGCAAATCTAAACCATGACGTGCCCCTTCACACCCACCAGGCAGGTGTCACCGAGAGACAGCATCGGGTGCTGTTGAGAGTGTGGATCTTTTCCATGCTGTGAGGGGCATGAGACCCCACAATTCCACTTCCAGGTGGACACCttcagcaacaaaaacaaaaacatgtccTCAGAGAAATAGACCtgcacagcagcattattcatgacAGTCAAAACTGGCTGGCGCCATGGCCATGCCTGTGAttccaactcaggaggctaaggcaggaggattgcaagtttgaggccagtctcatcaacttagtgaggccctaagcaacttagtgagaccctgtctcaaaataaaaagtagggcttggggtgtagttcagtggttgagtgcccccaagttcaattcccagtacccgcCCCCACCAAAAGATTTTCCAAGTGAAGAAAAATTGAGTTATTCAATTGAATTCTAAAGCTTTTGGTTTAGGAGTTGTTTCTCTCTGGCAAGAACagaatgaaaacatttatatGTAAGGCTGAGGACAGGGCTCAGAGGTACATCCTTTGCCTGGaggtgcatgaggccctgggttccattcccagcatccAAACAGAAGCTGTCTCTAAATGACCGTGTGAAACCACGTCACAAGCAAAAGTCTAAACAGGCTTCCTTAGAAGATGTCTTCACTGGCACAAATCACGGGACTGCAGCCGCCACAGATTTCCACTCATTAGCACCTGTGACCCCTGCACCGCAGTCACTTGCTGAGCACTGTCAATACGCAGAAGAAGCCCTCTCCCTTTGACATCAATGGCCCACGCCAGCCAGAGGCTGCCACTTTCCTTCCTTCACCACTCATATTATTCACATTTATTGTGTGAGAACACTTACTTACCATCATCCacctattatttttcctttgcattgctggggactgaacccaagggtgctctaccactgagctgcccctGGCCCTTTTtctgaaatagggtcttgctggccttgaactcgctgggatgacaggtatatGCCTGTTCCCACCCTATTAAGCTCTGAATGTACCCTGTGTTGCTATGGCAGCAGCCTGATGATGTCCAGCATCTCGAGAGTCTGTCCATCATGCTGGACCAACCTGTTGCTACTGAGTAGCCCCTGCCCATCCCAGTAGATTTTGTGGATTTGACTCAACCCTCCAGCAACTGTGGTGACAGAAATCCAATAGCTGCCTGCACAGCAGGGTCTCCTGGCAGGTGGCTGTCCCTGGACAGTGCCCATCTACCTGAGGACATGTAGGTTGTTTTCCACTAGTCAGCTCTGTCCCTATGGGTCTGCCTGTGCCGGGTGTTTCTTACAGATGAACAGACTTGTTGCTCTTCTGAAATCATAGAGTCTTTCTAAGAAATGTCCTAACAGCCCTTCTGAGGTATGATCCACGTGTCCTAGGATTCACCCATTCAAAGTTCCTGGCTTCAAGTAGATTCACAAGGCTGTGCGAACATCAAAATGGtctgattttagaatattatctGCCCAGAGAAAAGCTGAACCACAGCCAGTGCCCCCTCTTTTTCTCCCGGCCCCAGCACCTTCCCTGCTGACCATGTTCACACACCAGTCTTGAGCTGGTACAGGTGCTGTCTCACTGGCCATGCTGACCAGGGCtgtctctgggccctgctggccATGGTTGCAGTGGGAGAGATGCTGTAAAGCTTCCTGCAGGGGGAGGCGGGGCCTTGTGGCTTTGGGAGTGTGGTCCTGGGAAGGCAGCCAGGGAAGGGGTGGCCATGTGGGAGGAGGCCCTGCTGGCCAAGGACATGCTGCAGCCCagccaccccagccccctccatgtCTCTGACACCCAGTGGTGGACACTGGCCCTCTAGTCCAGCTGCTCGAGGCCACCCAGCCACCTTGCTGCTGCCCCAGCAGGTCTTGTCCACCGGTCAGTTTGCATGCATGGGGATGGCCGCTCACCCTCTCTGGCCACTGAGTGGGGAGCTTTACTGTGCAGAAGAGAAGGTGTGTGAATGGGGAGTGCCACCCTCAGTCCTGTCTCCAAGCACCAGAGCCCCAGGGGTACCCAAAGTGCCCCAGCTCACTGCCCACTGCCAGGGCAGGGCCCTCAGTCTTGCCAGGCCCTGACCTCACCTGcctggagccagccttctattcCCTCCTCCCTGGCCAGAGGCAGGC from Urocitellus parryii isolate mUroPar1 chromosome 3, mUroPar1.hap1, whole genome shotgun sequence carries:
- the P2rx2 gene encoding P2X purinoceptor 2 isoform X3 codes for the protein MAAAQPKAPVGAAAARRLARGCWSAFWDYETPKVIVVRIHRAEELPGQRDRTRELHHYQGQGHHHLGAQSVGRGGVCEAPRGLRTGRCVPYYHGASKTCEVSGWCPVEDGASVSQFLGTMAPNFTILIKNSIHYPKFQFSKGNIAGRKDDYLKHCTFDYVSDPYCPIFKLGFIVEQAGENFTELAHRGGVIGAIINWDCDLDLSASECNPKYSFRRLDPKHVPASSGYNFRFAKYYKINGTTTRTLIKAYGIRIDVIVHGQAGKFSLIPTIINLATALTSIGVGSFLCDWILLTFMNKNKVYSHKKFDKVCTPRRSTSSWPVTLALALGQAPPPPRHCSQAQPPSPLSGQEGQQGAKLGPAVWSPRPCPVSSLSEQMVDAPDQHAGLPTSRLAQQDSIPADPRGLAQL
- the P2rx2 gene encoding P2X purinoceptor 2 isoform X1, with product MAAAQPKAPVGAAAARRLARGCWSAFWDYETPKVIVVRNRRLGVVYRTVQLLILLYFVWYVFIVQKSYQDSETGPESSIITKVKGITTSEHKVWDVEEYVKPPEGGSIFSIITRIEVTPFQTLGICPESIRVHNATCHSDNDCVAGELDMLGNGLRTGRCVPYYHGASKTCEVSGWCPVEDGASVSQFLGTMAPNFTILIKNSIHYPKFQFSKGNIAGRKDDYLKHCTFDYVSDPYCPIFKLGFIVEQAGENFTELAHRGGVIGAIINWDCDLDLSASECNPKYSFRRLDPKHVPASSGYNFRFAKYYKINGTTTRTLIKAYGIRIDVIVHGQAGKFSLIPTIINLATALTSIGVGSFLCDWILLTFMNKNKVYSHKKFDKVCTPRRSTSSWPVTLALALGQAPPPPRHCSQAQPPSPLSGQEGQQGAKLGPAVWSPRPCPVSSLSEQMVDAPDQHAGLPTSRLAQQDSIPADPRGLAQL
- the P2rx2 gene encoding P2X purinoceptor 2 isoform X2, with protein sequence MAAAQPKAPVGAAAARRLARGCWSAFWDYETPKVIVVRNRRLGVVYRTVQLLILLYFVWYVFIVQKSYQDSETGPESSIITKVKGITTSEHKVWDVEEYVKPPEGGSIFSIITRIEVTPFQTLGICPESIRVHNATCHSDNDCVAGELDMLGNGLRTGRCVPYYHGASKTCEVSGWCPVEDGASVSQFLGTMAPNFTILIKNSIHYPKFQFSKGNIAGRKDDYLKHCTFDYVSDPYCPIFKLGFIVEQAGENFTELAHRGGVIGAIINWDCDLDLSASECNPKYSFRRLDPKHVPASSGYNFRFAKYYKINGTTTRTLIKAYGIRIDVIVHGQAGKFSLIPTIINLATALTSIGVGSFLCDWILLTFMNKNKVYSHKKFDKMVDAPDQHAGLPTSRLAQQDSIPADPRGLAQL